A stretch of the Aythya fuligula isolate bAytFul2 chromosome 18, bAytFul2.pri, whole genome shotgun sequence genome encodes the following:
- the PGS1 gene encoding CDP-diacylglycerol--glycerol-3-phosphate 3-phosphatidyltransferase, mitochondrial isoform X1 has product MSCFPLLPLLVRGRSRGCSDLFCPLLCMFSTSDLVLMNLLEVWEGRSCYCEPFRCIGPACGSSFTSLGAVCGKQRLCHTELPHLSFHRSSWLLLAPLLTPPVPVVTAPPCSLCPEGAHRFQWIRNLVPEFGISSSHVKVLSSPAEFYELLKVQIKTAKQRVVMASLYLGTGLLEQELVDCLEETLEKSLQAKESPDLRVSILLDYTRGSRGRKNSRTMLIPLLQRFPEQVRVSLFHTPNLRGLLKLLIPERFNETIGLQHIKVYLFDDNVILSGANLSDLYFTNRQDRYVLLQDSPEIADFFTELVDAIGDVSLQLQQDDTVQMMEGMVHPYQGDKVAYCEIANRRVMEVINSARTRQELLHAKTFHSSQQSNSVLSQQGSQASGGLKPEPDTWIYPLIQMKPFGIQIDEMVTETLLTEAERDARIYLTTGYFNLTQAYMDLILGTRAEYRILLASPEVNGFFGAKGVAGAIPAAYVYIEHQFYSEVCYLHQQERVQLQEYSRAGWTFHAKGLWLYLAGSNLPCLTLIGSPNFGYRSVHRDLEAQVAIVTENKALQQQLHQEQEQLYLCSGVVSSSTFEQPNRYVKLWVKLVTPLIKNFF; this is encoded by the exons ATGAGCTGTTTCCCCCTGCTTCCCCTGCTGGTTAGGGGCAGGAGCCGAGGATGTTCAGATCTGTTCTGTCCCcttttgtgtatgttttctaCCTCAGATTTGGTTTTGATGAATCTGCTGGAAGTATGGGAAGGGCGTTCTTGCTATTGTGAACCCTTCCGATGTATTGGCCCTGCTTGTGGCTCTTCCTTTACCTCCTTGGGGGCTGTTTGTGGGAAGCAAAGGCTGTGTCACACAGAACTCCCCCACCTCTCTTTTCACAGATCCTCATGGCTTCTCCTAGCCCCGCTGCTCACCCCTCCTGTCCCCGTGGTCACCGCCCCGCCGTGCTCCCTGTGTCCGGAAGGAGCACACAGGTTCCAGTGGATCAGGAACCTGGTGCCAGAGTTTGGGATCTCCAGCTCTCACGTCAAGGTGCTTTCATCCCCGGCTGAATTCTATGAACTCTTGAAG GTGCAGATAAAAACAGCCAAGCAGCGAGTGGTGATGGCTTCACTGTACCTGGGAACGGGGCTCCTCGAGCAGGAGCTG GTGGATTGCTTAGAAGAAACACTGGAGAAATCATTGCAAGCAAAAGAATCACCAGACCTCAGAGTTTCCATTCTTCTTGACTACACCAGGGGGTCTCGGG GCAGGAAGAACTCTCGGACAATGCTAATTCCACTGCTGCAGCGATTCCCCGAACAAGTCCGTGTTTCCCTCTTCCACACCCCAAACCTGCGTGGACTTCTCAAGCTCCTGATTCCGGAGCGTTTTAATGAGACCATTGGGCTGCAGCACATCAAGGTCTATCTCTTTGATGATAATGTGATCCTGAGCGG TGCAAACCTGAGTGATTTGTACTTCACCAATCGTCAGGACCGCTATGTTCTCCTGCAGGACTCTCCTGAGATTGCAGACTTCTTCACGGAGCTAGTGGATGCAATTGGAGATGTGTCTCTGCAATTACAGCAGGATGATACAGTCCAGATGATGGAGGGGATGGTGCACCCGTACCAAG GGGACAAGGTGGCTTACTGTGAGATAGCAAATCGCAGGGTCATGGAAGTGATCAACTCTGCCAGGACACGACAAGAACTCCTGCACGCAAAGACTTTCCACAGCAGTCAGCAAAGCAACTCCGTGTTATCCCAGCAAGGCTCTCAAGCATCTGGGGGTCTGAAACCAGAACCTGACACCTGGATTTATCCCTTAATCCAAATGAAACCTTTTGGCATTCAAATAGACGAGATGGTCACAGAGACGCTGCTGACAGAGGCTGAGCGGGATGCCAGGATATACCTCACCACTGGCTACTTCAACCTGACACAAGCTTACATGGACCTCATTCTGGGCACTCGGGCAGAGTATCGGATTCTCCTGGCCTCACCAGAGGTGAATGGCTTTTTTGGTGCCAAAGGGGTGGCAGGCGCCATCCCTGCTGCCTATGTTTACATAGAACACCAGTTTTACAGTGAGGTCTGCTACCTTCACCAACAGGAGAGGGTCCAGCTGCAGGAGTACTCGAGGGCTGGGTGGACTTTCCATGCCAAAG GCCTCTGGCTGTACCTGGCGGGAAGCAACCTTCCCTGCCTAACGCTGATTGGCTCTCCGAATTTTGGGTATCGATCCGTGCATCGCGATTTGGAAGCCCAGGTCGCGAtagtgacagaaaataaagctttgcagcagcagctccatcag
- the PGS1 gene encoding CDP-diacylglycerol--glycerol-3-phosphate 3-phosphatidyltransferase, mitochondrial isoform X2: MAAAAGGAALWRRLSAWLPRGRLGLAALLGRLSDRLSRGRDRRARRSSWLLLAPLLTPPVPVVTAPPCSLCPEGAHRFQWIRNLVPEFGISSSHVKVLSSPAEFYELLKVQIKTAKQRVVMASLYLGTGLLEQELVDCLEETLEKSLQAKESPDLRVSILLDYTRGSRGRKNSRTMLIPLLQRFPEQVRVSLFHTPNLRGLLKLLIPERFNETIGLQHIKVYLFDDNVILSGANLSDLYFTNRQDRYVLLQDSPEIADFFTELVDAIGDVSLQLQQDDTVQMMEGMVHPYQGDKVAYCEIANRRVMEVINSARTRQELLHAKTFHSSQQSNSVLSQQGSQASGGLKPEPDTWIYPLIQMKPFGIQIDEMVTETLLTEAERDARIYLTTGYFNLTQAYMDLILGTRAEYRILLASPEVNGFFGAKGVAGAIPAAYVYIEHQFYSEVCYLHQQERVQLQEYSRAGWTFHAKGLWLYLAGSNLPCLTLIGSPNFGYRSVHRDLEAQVAIVTENKALQQQLHQEQEQLYLCSGVVSSSTFEQPNRYVKLWVKLVTPLIKNFF, translated from the exons atggcggcggcggcggggggcgcggcGCTGTGGCGGCGGCTGTCGGCGTGGCTGCCGCGGGGCCGCCTGGGCCTGGCCGCGCTGCTCGGCCGCCTCTCCGACCGCCTGTCCCGCGGCCGCGACCGCCGCGCCCGCAG ATCCTCATGGCTTCTCCTAGCCCCGCTGCTCACCCCTCCTGTCCCCGTGGTCACCGCCCCGCCGTGCTCCCTGTGTCCGGAAGGAGCACACAGGTTCCAGTGGATCAGGAACCTGGTGCCAGAGTTTGGGATCTCCAGCTCTCACGTCAAGGTGCTTTCATCCCCGGCTGAATTCTATGAACTCTTGAAG GTGCAGATAAAAACAGCCAAGCAGCGAGTGGTGATGGCTTCACTGTACCTGGGAACGGGGCTCCTCGAGCAGGAGCTG GTGGATTGCTTAGAAGAAACACTGGAGAAATCATTGCAAGCAAAAGAATCACCAGACCTCAGAGTTTCCATTCTTCTTGACTACACCAGGGGGTCTCGGG GCAGGAAGAACTCTCGGACAATGCTAATTCCACTGCTGCAGCGATTCCCCGAACAAGTCCGTGTTTCCCTCTTCCACACCCCAAACCTGCGTGGACTTCTCAAGCTCCTGATTCCGGAGCGTTTTAATGAGACCATTGGGCTGCAGCACATCAAGGTCTATCTCTTTGATGATAATGTGATCCTGAGCGG TGCAAACCTGAGTGATTTGTACTTCACCAATCGTCAGGACCGCTATGTTCTCCTGCAGGACTCTCCTGAGATTGCAGACTTCTTCACGGAGCTAGTGGATGCAATTGGAGATGTGTCTCTGCAATTACAGCAGGATGATACAGTCCAGATGATGGAGGGGATGGTGCACCCGTACCAAG GGGACAAGGTGGCTTACTGTGAGATAGCAAATCGCAGGGTCATGGAAGTGATCAACTCTGCCAGGACACGACAAGAACTCCTGCACGCAAAGACTTTCCACAGCAGTCAGCAAAGCAACTCCGTGTTATCCCAGCAAGGCTCTCAAGCATCTGGGGGTCTGAAACCAGAACCTGACACCTGGATTTATCCCTTAATCCAAATGAAACCTTTTGGCATTCAAATAGACGAGATGGTCACAGAGACGCTGCTGACAGAGGCTGAGCGGGATGCCAGGATATACCTCACCACTGGCTACTTCAACCTGACACAAGCTTACATGGACCTCATTCTGGGCACTCGGGCAGAGTATCGGATTCTCCTGGCCTCACCAGAGGTGAATGGCTTTTTTGGTGCCAAAGGGGTGGCAGGCGCCATCCCTGCTGCCTATGTTTACATAGAACACCAGTTTTACAGTGAGGTCTGCTACCTTCACCAACAGGAGAGGGTCCAGCTGCAGGAGTACTCGAGGGCTGGGTGGACTTTCCATGCCAAAG GCCTCTGGCTGTACCTGGCGGGAAGCAACCTTCCCTGCCTAACGCTGATTGGCTCTCCGAATTTTGGGTATCGATCCGTGCATCGCGATTTGGAAGCCCAGGTCGCGAtagtgacagaaaataaagctttgcagcagcagctccatcag
- the SOCS3 gene encoding suppressor of cytokine signaling 3: MVTHSKFPTAGMSRPLDTSLRLKTFSSKSEYQLVVNTVRKLQESGFYWSTVTGGEANLLLSAEPTGTFLIRDSSDQRHFFTLSVKTESGTKNLRIQCEGGSFSLQSDPRSSQPVPRFDCVLKLVHHYMPPAPCAVPEQPGGGLHPKRTYYIYSGGEKIPLVLSRPLSSSVSTLQHLCRKTVNGHLDSYEKMTQLPAPIKEFLDQYDAPL, translated from the coding sequence ATGGTCACCCACAGCAAGTTCCCCACCGCCGGGATGAGCCGCCCCCTCGACACCAGCCTGCGCCTGAAGACGTTCAGCTCCAAGAGCGAGTACCAGCTGGTGGTGAACACCGTGCGCAAGCTGCAGGAGAGCGGCTTCTACTGGAGCACGGTGACGGGCGGCGAGGCCAACCTGCTGCTGAGCGCCGAGCCCACCGGCACCTTCCTCATCAGGGACAGCTCGGACCAGCGGCACTTCTTCACCCTCAGCGTCAAGACGGAGTCGGGCACCAAGAACCTGCGCATCCAGTGCGAGGGGGGCAGCTTCTCCCTGCAGAGCGACCCCCGCAGCAGCCAGCCCGTGCCCCGCTTCGACTGCGTGCTCAAGCTGGTCCATCACTACATGCCGCCCGCTCCCTGCGCCGTCCCCgagcagccgggggggggcctGCACCCCAAGCGCACCTACTACATCTACTCGGGCGGCGAGAAGATCCCGCTGGTGCTCAGCCGCCCGCTCTCCTCCAGCGTCTCCActctgcagcacctctgccGCAAGACCGTCAACGGGCACCTGGACTCCTACGAGAAGATGACTCAGCTGCCGGCCCCCATCAAGGAGTTCCTGGACCAGTACGATGCCCCCCTCTAA